From Syntrophorhabdaceae bacterium, the proteins below share one genomic window:
- a CDS encoding peptide chain release factor-like protein, whose protein sequence is MAVIGSDKAKTLKEKMERLGIREPDIIERFVHSGGPGGQNVNKTSTCVYLKHVPTGIEVKCQRERSQALNRFLARRILINKIENLILGRQSEERRHIEKIKRQKRKRSKRAQEKVLHLKHLHSEKKKSRSVKPDASEY, encoded by the coding sequence ATGGCGGTAATAGGTTCAGACAAGGCAAAAACCCTGAAGGAAAAGATGGAGAGGCTCGGCATCAGGGAACCCGATATCATAGAACGCTTCGTGCATTCCGGCGGACCTGGCGGGCAGAATGTCAATAAAACCTCCACCTGCGTCTATCTGAAACATGTCCCTACCGGTATCGAAGTAAAATGCCAGCGGGAACGTTCACAGGCGCTGAACCGCTTTCTTGCCAGGCGCATACTTATCAACAAGATTGAGAATCTTATCCTCGGCAGACAGAGCGAGGAACGAAGACACATCGAGAAGATAAAAAGACAAAAAAGGAAACGTTCAAAAAGGGCACAGGAAAAGGTCCTTCATTTAAAACATCTCCATTCTGAAAAGAAAAAGTCCCGCTCAGTAAAACCGGATGCATCAGAGTACTGA